In Eubalaena glacialis isolate mEubGla1 chromosome 3, mEubGla1.1.hap2.+ XY, whole genome shotgun sequence, the following are encoded in one genomic region:
- the FAM151A gene encoding protein FAM151A, protein MAYKKGCSKCSKWALVSSASVALVFIIGMILCFSLQQGILPGCEQDAVCRSDADMLDYLLSLGQISQHDGLLVTWYHAANSQKKMRAALSSDAVALEADVTIEGLGTVNETGVPIMAHPPAIYSDNTLQQWLEAVLASSQKGIKLDFKSIKAVGPSLDLLRRLTEEGRVRRPVWINADILRGPNMAIPIEVNATQFLALVQEKYSKATLSPGWTTLYLPLFPKGTYTRAMVEKMQGLVEGLPQKVTFPVRAVMVRAAWPHFSWLLGQSERYSLTLWQATSDPVSVDDLLYVRDNTATHQVYYDLFEPLLSQFKQLAMNASRKQSYYTGGSLIPLLQLPGDEGLSVEWLVPDIQGNRSTATVRLPDRDGMILLKVGLQEPAAGDPVPIVRAPDGRALTLEFCLLQLATRPGRWGIHVHIAEPTALRPSLATLATLSTLGHLPRPVWVGATVSHGSFVVPGYVTGRELLTAVAEVFPHVTVAPGWPEEVLSSGYREQLLTDMLELCQGLWQPVSFQLQAGPLVQSTAGVVARLLAASPRATVTVEHSPGWGSYASVRAVLLAARAVERTRVYYRLPQSYYQDLLADVGRK, encoded by the exons ATGGCCTACAAGAAGGGGTGCTCGAAGTGCTCAAAGTGGGCCCTTGTCAGCAGTGCCAGTGTGGCTCTGGTGTTCATCATCGGGATGATCCTGTGTTTCTCGCTGCAGCAGGGCATCCTGCCAG GCTGTGAGCAGGATGCGGTCTGCCGCTCCGACGCGGACATGCTGGACTACCTGCTGAGCCTGGGTCAGATCAGCCAACACGACGGCCTGCTGGTCACCTGGTACCATGCTGCCAACAGCCAGAAGAAGATGAGGGCCGCCCTCAGCA GTGATGCTGTGGCCCTGGAGGCAGATGTCACGATAGAAGGGCTCGGCACAGTCAACGAGACAGGGGTCCCCATCATGGCGCACCCCCCAGCCATCTACAGTGACAACACCCTACAGCAGTGGCTGGAGGCCGTGCTGGCCTCTTCCCAGAAGG GCATCAAACTAGACTTCAAGAGCATCAAGGCCGTGGGCCCCTCCCTGGACCTCCTGCGGCGGCTGACCGAGGAGGGGAGAGTTCGGAGGCCTGTGTGGATCAATGCCGACATCCTGAGGGGCCCCAACATGGCCATCCCGATAGAAGTCAACGCTACACA GTTCCTGGCCTTGGTCCAAGAGAAGTATTCTAAGGCAACCCTGTCTCCAGGCTGGACCACCCTCTACCTGCCCCTGTTCCCAAAGGGGACGTATACCCGAGCCATGGTAGAGAAGATGCAGGGGCTGGTGGAAGGACTGCCACAGAAGGTCACCTTCCCTGTGCGGGCTGTCATGGTGCGGGCTGCCTGGCCCCACTTCAGCTGGCTGCTGGGCCAATCTGAGAG GTACAGTCTGACGCTGTGGCAGGCCACCTCGGACCCCGTGTCAGTGGACGATCTCCTCTACGTCCGGGACAACACCGCCACCCACCAAGTCTACTATGACCTCTTCGAGCCTCTCCTGTCGCAGTTCAAGCAGCTCGCCA TGAACGCCTCACGGAAGCAAAGCTACTACACGGGAGGCAGCCTGATCCCCCTTCTCCAACTCCCTGGGGATGAGGGTCTGAGCGTGGAGTGGCTGGTTCCTGACATCCAGGGCAACAGGAGCACAGCAACAGTGCGACTCCCAG ACAGAGATGGCATGATCCTGCTGAAAGTTGGCCTCCAGGAGCCTGCAGCTGGGGACCCCGTGCCCATCGTACGTGCCCCAGATGGCCGTGCCCTGACACTGGAGTTCTGCCTGCTGCAGCTGGCCACGCGCCCCGGACGCTGGGGCATCCATGTGCACATAGCAGAGCCCACAGCCCTCCGGCCATCCCTGGCCACACTGGCCACCCTCTCCACCCTTGGCCACCTGCCTAGGCCTGTGTGGGTCGGGGCCACAGTCTCCCACGGGAGTTTTGTGGTCCCTGGCTACGTGACTGGCAGGGAGTTGCTTACAGCTGTGGCCGAGGTTTTCCCCCATGTGACGGTGGCACCAGGCTGGCCCGAGGAAGTGCTGAGCAGTGGCTACAGGGAACAGCTGCTCACAGATATGCTGGAGCTGTGCCAGGGCCTCTGGCAACCCGTGTCCTTCCAGCTGCAGGCTGGGCCGCTGGTCCAGAGCACGGCTGGGGTCGTGGCCAGGCTGTTGGCAGCCTCCCCCCGGGCCACTGTCACAGTGGAACACAGCCCTGGCTGGGGCAGCTATGCATCTGTGCGGGCAGTGCTGCTAGCAGCCAGGGCCGTGGAGAGGACCCGAGTCTACTACAGGCTACCCCAGAGTTACTACCAAGACTTGCTGGCGGATGTTGGCAGAAAGTGA